From a region of the Flavobacterium branchiarum genome:
- the ccoG gene encoding cytochrome c oxidase accessory protein CcoG, whose translation MSNLPDEAFRDTIGTIDEGGNRKFIFPKKPSGKLYEYRKLVSYVLLTILVANPFIKVNGNQFMMFNIIERRFNIFGFPFWPQDFYLFVISMLVGIVFIILFTVVYGRIFCGWICPQTIFLELVFRRIEYWIDGDRGAQSRLARQEWNGEKIRKRLTKWFIFFLISFLIGNVFLAYLVGSDQLFLMIEEGPIKQSSNFIALLLFTGVFYFIFVWFREQVCIIACPYGRLQGVLLDNKSINVAYDFVRGEKELGRAKYNKQEDRAATGKGDCIDCKQCVHVCPMGIDIRNGTQLECTNCTACIDECDTIMENVGLPKGLIRYASEDEIEKKEPFRFTARMKGYTAILIILLGIFVGMLFLRNDVQAVVLRLPGQLFQHKGDKISNIYTYKIVNKTINDFNDIHFELIDQKGTIKNVGSQKFKVPKQGISQGTLFIEIDQALLESDKTKVEIGVFNGDKLIEKTSTNFLGPRSFN comes from the coding sequence ATGTCAAATTTACCAGACGAAGCTTTTAGAGATACCATCGGAACAATAGACGAAGGGGGTAATAGAAAATTTATTTTCCCTAAGAAACCGTCTGGTAAATTATATGAATACAGGAAACTGGTTAGTTATGTTTTATTAACCATTTTAGTTGCAAATCCATTTATAAAAGTAAATGGAAATCAATTCATGATGTTCAATATAATAGAACGTCGTTTTAATATTTTTGGATTCCCTTTTTGGCCACAAGATTTTTACCTTTTTGTAATATCTATGCTTGTTGGGATTGTATTTATAATCTTGTTTACAGTTGTATATGGACGTATTTTTTGTGGATGGATTTGTCCACAAACCATATTTCTAGAACTTGTTTTTCGTCGAATAGAATATTGGATTGACGGAGATAGAGGGGCACAATCTCGATTAGCAAGACAAGAATGGAATGGAGAGAAAATTAGAAAAAGACTAACGAAATGGTTTATCTTTTTTCTAATTTCCTTTTTAATTGGTAACGTTTTCTTGGCTTATTTGGTAGGAAGTGATCAATTATTTTTAATGATTGAAGAAGGACCAATCAAACAATCAAGTAATTTTATAGCCTTGTTATTATTTACTGGAGTTTTCTACTTTATATTTGTTTGGTTCCGTGAGCAGGTATGTATTATAGCCTGTCCATACGGAAGATTACAAGGGGTGCTTTTGGATAATAAATCCATTAATGTAGCTTATGATTTTGTTAGAGGAGAAAAAGAACTAGGTAGAGCCAAATATAATAAACAAGAAGATAGAGCTGCAACAGGAAAAGGAGATTGTATTGACTGTAAGCAATGCGTTCATGTTTGTCCAATGGGAATTGATATAAGAAACGGAACGCAATTAGAATGCACAAATTGTACCGCTTGTATTGACGAATGTGATACCATCATGGAAAATGTTGGTTTACCAAAAGGACTTATTAGATATGCTTCAGAAGATGAAATCGAGAAAAAAGAACCTTTCCGATTTACTGCCAGAATGAAAGGATATACAGCAATATTAATTATCTTACTTGGTATTTTTGTTGGAATGCTTTTCTTAAGAAATGATGTTCAAGCTGTAGTTTTACGTTTACCTGGACAACTATTCCAACATAAAGGAGATAAAATAAGTAATATCTATACGTACAAGATTGTCAATAAAACGATAAATGATTTTAATGATATTCATTTTGAGTTAATTGATCAAAAAGGGACTATAAAAAATGTAGGTTCCCAAAAGTTTAAAGTTCCAAAACAAGGAATATCACAGGGAACATTGTTTATAGAAATAGATCAAGCGCTTTTAGAAAGTGATAAAACTAAGGTAGAAATAGGTGTTTTTAATGGTGATAAATTAATCGAAAAGACATCAACTAACTTTTTAGGGCCGAGAAGCTTTAATTAA
- a CDS encoding cbb3-type cytochrome c oxidase N-terminal domain-containing protein, whose product MKKLIPVYIRLPLIFFIVFGAMEYFIDSGDKPAFIKYPMVSVFLFVFLFLLIAIEITISAIDRITYNLLTEEQKAKLEIESNLSLKERTWYKNLMQKLTKTEPMESEATLLLDHDYDGIKELDNNLPPWWIYLFYITIVFAVVYVVHYDVLGGEDQEMELKKEMAQAKIDVEEYLKTAPDLMDEKTVTLLTDPADLAAGKEIFVNNCAACHRADGGGQIGPNLTDNHWILGGGIKEIFHTITNGGRDGKGMIAWKGTLKPKEIQKVSSYIMSLQGTNPKDPKDPEGEIWVDKDASKTDAGAVAAKTDSTQVKK is encoded by the coding sequence ATGAAAAAATTAATTCCAGTATATATACGATTACCACTAATTTTCTTCATCGTTTTTGGTGCAATGGAATATTTTATTGACTCAGGAGATAAACCTGCATTTATAAAATACCCAATGGTTTCTGTCTTTTTATTCGTGTTTCTTTTCCTTTTAATAGCAATAGAAATAACAATAAGTGCAATAGATCGCATTACTTATAATTTGTTGACTGAGGAGCAGAAAGCTAAGCTTGAAATTGAAAGTAATTTAAGTTTAAAAGAAAGAACTTGGTATAAAAATTTAATGCAAAAATTAACCAAAACAGAGCCGATGGAATCAGAAGCGACTTTGTTATTGGATCATGATTATGATGGCATTAAAGAATTAGACAATAACTTACCGCCATGGTGGATTTATTTATTCTATATCACTATCGTCTTCGCAGTTGTTTATGTAGTGCATTATGATGTATTAGGTGGAGAAGACCAAGAGATGGAATTGAAAAAAGAGATGGCACAAGCTAAAATAGATGTTGAAGAATATCTTAAAACAGCTCCAGATTTAATGGATGAAAAAACAGTTACTCTGTTAACAGATCCAGCTGATCTTGCTGCGGGAAAAGAAATTTTCGTAAACAATTGTGCTGCTTGTCACCGAGCTGATGGAGGAGGGCAAATTGGTCCAAACTTAACAGACAACCACTGGATTTTAGGTGGAGGAATAAAAGAAATATTCCATACCATAACCAATGGAGGACGTGACGGGAAAGGGATGATAGCATGGAAAGGGACATTGAAACCTAAAGAGATACAAAAAGTATCGAGTTACATTATGTCTCTACAAGGAACTAACCCAAAAGACCCAAAAGACCCAGAAGGTGAAATTTGGGTTGATAAAGATGCATCAAAAACTGACGCAGGAGCAGTAGCTGCAAAAACAGATTCTACACAAGTTAAAAAATAA
- a CDS encoding CcoQ/FixQ family Cbb3-type cytochrome c oxidase assembly chaperone encodes MFEQVKHNLETIAGVEIFPILSLLIFFLFFVCLGIWVFSYGKDKIDEMSQIPLDEN; translated from the coding sequence ATGTTTGAACAAGTAAAACACAACCTAGAAACTATTGCGGGAGTAGAGATATTCCCGATACTTTCCTTACTGATTTTTTTCCTATTTTTTGTTTGCCTTGGTATATGGGTATTCTCATACGGGAAAGATAAAATTGATGAAATGAGTCAAATTCCGTTGGACGAAAATTAA
- a CDS encoding FixH family protein, whose translation MKINWGTAIVIAFGLFMTFILYFVFKVQSDSKYSNDLVVEEYYKHDSHFGEEMDRVQNAHDLKLRPTIIAMKDGVKITFPATYDGKDIKGEVLMYRPSNKKLDFNTAISLTNSELLIPQNKLIKGRWDVNMEWQYNGKQYLTKEVVYIN comes from the coding sequence ATGAAAATTAACTGGGGAACAGCAATAGTAATTGCATTTGGATTGTTTATGACATTCATTTTGTACTTTGTTTTTAAAGTACAATCCGATAGTAAGTACAGCAATGATTTGGTTGTTGAAGAATATTATAAACATGACTCCCATTTTGGAGAAGAGATGGATCGGGTTCAAAATGCTCATGATTTAAAACTTAGGCCTACTATTATAGCTATGAAGGATGGGGTTAAGATTACTTTTCCTGCTACTTATGATGGTAAGGATATAAAAGGCGAAGTACTAATGTATCGTCCATCAAATAAAAAGCTGGATTTTAATACAGCTATTAGCCTGACGAATTCTGAATTATTGATTCCTCAAAATAAATTAATAAAAGGACGTTGGGATGTGAATATGGAATGGCAATATAATGGTAAACAGTATTTAACCAAAGAAGTTGTTTACATAAATTAA
- a CDS encoding sulfite exporter TauE/SafE family protein encodes MLYSAFIFGLISSFHCIGMCGPIAMMLPVDKQIGVKKVTQITVYHLGRLFAYGTIGLVFGLLGKGFFLAGIQQKISIVIGVIMIIVVLTPERIFAQYNFSKPVYKIISKIKTNLGKHFRSKSYKSLFIIGVLNGFLPCGMVYVALFGAIAMQSAELGVLYMILFGLGTVPLMTCVVYFNSFISQSTRNKFQKAIPYVAVIIGVLFILRGLGLGIPYLSPSNMSLFVQETPNCH; translated from the coding sequence ATGCTTTATTCAGCTTTTATATTCGGTTTAATCAGTAGTTTTCACTGTATAGGTATGTGTGGTCCAATTGCCATGATGTTACCTGTTGACAAGCAAATTGGAGTAAAAAAAGTAACACAAATTACAGTCTACCACTTAGGTAGATTGTTTGCGTATGGGACAATTGGTTTGGTTTTTGGATTGCTAGGTAAAGGTTTTTTTCTTGCCGGAATCCAACAAAAAATATCTATTGTCATTGGAGTAATTATGATAATTGTAGTTCTAACTCCAGAGCGAATATTTGCACAATACAACTTCTCAAAACCAGTTTATAAGATTATTTCAAAAATAAAAACTAATCTAGGGAAACATTTTAGAAGTAAAAGCTATAAGTCTCTTTTTATTATTGGAGTGCTTAATGGTTTTTTACCATGCGGAATGGTATATGTTGCATTGTTTGGTGCTATTGCTATGCAAAGTGCCGAATTGGGTGTTTTATATATGATTTTGTTTGGTTTAGGAACAGTTCCTTTAATGACCTGTGTCGTATATTTTAATTCGTTTATTTCACAATCAACCCGCAATAAATTTCAAAAGGCAATTCCTTACGTTGCTGTTATTATTGGGGTTTTATTTATTCTGAGAGGTTTAGGTCTTGGAATTCCGTATTTATCTCCATCAAATATGAGTTTATTTGTGCAAGAAACTCCTAATTGCCACTAG